In Lates calcarifer isolate ASB-BC8 linkage group LG23, TLL_Latcal_v3, whole genome shotgun sequence, a single genomic region encodes these proteins:
- the tbc1d24 gene encoding TBC1 domain family member 24 yields MAEEDYGSFVDWNQMGDLAKSSGPTKIDCKDLKEFKQMARQGYWAKNHKLRAQVYQQLIKAIPCRTVTPDAEVYRDIMGNAATKKPSSHMPLPEFVDGSPVPRYCLKADAVASAHQIINCLAGQFPDISHCPSLPALTALLLHFSADEAQCFEHISRILACNEPGKRLLDQTFLAYESSCMTFGDLANKYCAPAHKLIVATAQDVLEVYSDWQRWVLGDLPFSHVVRVLDAYLVEGYKILYRVAIALLKFYRKHKAGAQGGQGNQQQQDSGKVRADIQAFVKGIASTVTPDKLLEKAFSIRLFSRKEITLLQLTNEKSLQQKGITVKQKRRNVQLALNPDTFSSEIVSAKEMRDIWSWIPERFALCQPQLLFTTSTHGCSLNRFYSHCEGYEPTLLLIRTTDSDVCGAFLSTDWEERKRGGNKLSFFGTGECFVFRLKPEMERYEWVVIRHPELASSIKTQAEEDNATSDGQNSENNSLQQPEKPAGDLSPFLSARHFNLNSKNTSMFMAGNFDSIIVGGGEGNALYIDSELNHGRTGRCATFDNPPLCAESFQVSLLEAWGFQDAMAS; encoded by the exons ATGGCTGAAGAAGACTATGGCAGCTTTGTGGACTGGAACCAGATGGGGGACCTGGCCAAGAGCAGCGGGCCCACCAAGATAGACTGTAAAGACCTGAAAGAGTTCAAACAGATGGCTCGGCAGGGTTACTGGGCCAAAAACCACAAACTACGGGCACAAGTATACCAGCAGCTCATCAAAGCCATTCCCTGTCGTACAGTTACCCCAGATGCAGAAGTATATCGTGATATTATGGGAAATGCAGCCACTAAGAAGCCCTCCTCCCACATGCCACTGCCTGAGTTTGTGGATGGAAGCCCTGTACCACGGTACTGCCTTAAGGCAGATGCAGTAGCCTCAGCACATCAGATTATCAACTGCCTGGCTGGACAGTTTCCAGATATCTCCCATTGCCCATCACTTCCAGCTCTTACTGCTTTGCTTCTGCACTTCAGCGCAGACGAAGCTCAGTGTTTTGAGCACATCAGCCGCATACTGGCCTGCAACGAACCAGGCAAGCGCCTGCTGGACCAGACTTTCCTGGCATATGAGTCTAGCTGCATGACTTTTGGCGACCTGGCCAACAAGTACTGTGCACCCGCCCACAAACTGATTGTAGCCACAGCCCAGGATGTGCTGGAGGTCTACTCAGACTGGCAGCGCTGGGTGCTCGGTGACCTGCCTTTCAGCCATGTGGTCAGGGTTCTGGATGCCTACCTGGTGGAGGGCTACAAGATTCTCTACCGTGTGGCTATAGCCTTGCTCAAGTTCTATCGCAAGCATAAAGCAGGAGCCCAGGGAGGCCAGGGCAACCAGCAGCAACAAGATTCAGGCAAAGTCAGGGCAGACATCCAGGCTTTCGTCAAGGGCATTGCCTCCACCGTCACACCCGACAAACTGCTAGAGAAGGCCTTCTCCATCCGTCTGTTTAGCCGTAAGGAGatcactctgctgcagctcacaaATGAGAAGTCCTTGCAGCAGAAGGGAATCACTGTCAAACAGAAGCG GCGGAATGTGCAGCTGGCACTCAACCCTGACACCTTCTCCTCTGAGATTGTCAGTGCCAAGGAGATGCGGGACATCTGGTCGTGGATCCCAGAGCGCTTTGCCCTGTGCCAGCCACAGCTCCTCTTCACCACTTCCACCCATGGCTGCAGCTTGAACAG ATTCTACTCACATTGTGAAGGCTATGAAcccactctcctcctcatccGGACCACAGATAGTGAT gtaTGTGGAGCCTTCCTATCCACAGattgggaggagaggaagagaggaggcaaCAAATTGAGTTTCTTCGGCACAGGGGAGTGCTTTGTCTTTAGG CTGAAGCCAGAGATGGAGCGCTATGAGTGGGTGGTAATCCGCCACCCTGAGCTAGCTTCCTCCATCAAGACCCAGGCTGAAGAGGACAATGCCACCTCTGACGGCCAAAACTCAGAGAACAATAGCTTACAGCAGCCGGAGAAACCCGCTGGAGATCTGTCACCATTCCTCTCCGCTCGCCACTTCAACCTTAACTCCAAGAATACTTCTATGTTCATGGCTGGAAACTTTGACTCCATCATAGTGG GGGGAGGTGAAGGCAACGCTCTTTACATTGACTCAGAACTGAACCATGGGCGCACTGGCAGGTGCGCCACCTTTGACAACCCGCCCCTGTGTGCAGAGAGCTTCCAGGTTTCACTGCTGGAAGCATGGGGTTTCCAGGATGCCATGGCCTCATAA
- the LOC108886799 gene encoding alpha-1,6-mannosylglycoprotein 6-beta-N-acetylglucosaminyltransferase B-like, which produces MRVALRPRSGCLVLCLCLSVFTLLLQSLWVPLEITTDEPAGRSPEEQGQRGLGFRRLALRLEALSTQVQRLSRERDVTQLSRDDLSLLLQSFRQDQQSLARLVERELKRVSQRLDQLSRHHHQQHQSHTLPPHDDHRAHIGPNECEVPMDTAYPVCAEKVEFLQARWQSDPCYAFYGVDGTTCSILTYLSQIEDFCPSRLGRNHSALPWHKKPHTCTEKAEIRTSLGQLYEVISNNSGPAVNFIRSRVERMSEPWIQAGLRMRRSSNKTVSNQMRVLLYPGALAGSVGQRFEAMVERGGPLGELVQWADLSACLTILGHNLTFSTSQQQLHSLIGAAPGRGSCPIKRPLTFDLIYTDYHGLAHLQGAMGLAFQHYQCRFRILDSFGTEPAFNLGSYAQSHGYKTLWGRWGLQPLQYMTMFPHTPDNSFLGFVSEEAARAEVREEELEPETYRKDRIAVVYGKQDYMWQGKSEYVEVISEELETHATVYQPPGHTSNLPSFVRNHGLLTQEHFLRLLRRAKVFVGLGFPYEGPAPIEAIALGCVFLQPQFDPPHSSDNNDFYKGKPTTRQISSQHPYAEEFIGKPHVWTVDMTNRTHVREAVKAILSTEVKPFTPREFTCEGMLERVHAYITHQDFCSKSVPSWPPASALRMHLGPLGQSCVSACRRSNLVCDPALFYHLNSPSAFTRLGLGCSSMEQEVNHLFPAYSPWGRHCGLQQEPLLFSCAGSDPSHRRLCPCRAHLPGQVALCPDCI; this is translated from the exons ATGCGTGTTGCACTACGACCACGCAG TGGTTGCCTGGTGCTCTGTCTGTGCCTGTCAGTCTTCACTCTGCTGCTACAGAGCCTCTGGGTGCCACTGGAGATAACCACGGATGAACCTGCTGGGAGGTCACCTGAGGAACAGG GTCAGCGTGGCCTTGGCTTTCGTAGGCTGGCTCTGCGCCTGGAGGCTTTGAGCACTCAGGTGCAGaggctgagcagagagagagacgtcACCCAGCTGAGCAGAGATGatctcagtctgctgctgcagag CTTTAGACAGGACCAGCAAAGCTTGGCCCGGCTGGTTGAGAGGGAGCTTAAGAGAGTGTCCCAGAGGCTTGATCAGCTCAGCCGtcaccaccaccaacagcaTCAGTCTCACACACTGCCACCACATGATGACCACAGAGCACACATAG GGCCCAATGAGTGTGAGGTGCCAATGGATACTGCATATCCGGTGTGTGCTGAGAAAGTGGAG TTTCTGCAGGCACGTTGGCAGTCAGACCCCTGCTATGCCTTTTATGGGGTGGATGGTACCACCTGCTCCATATTGACTTACCTCAGCCAAATAGAAGACTTTTGTCCCTCTCGCCTTGGAAGGAACCACTCTGCACTGCCATGGCACAAGAAACCTCACACCTGTACAGAGAAG GCTGAGATACGTACATCCCTGGGCCAACTATATGAGGTCATCAGCAACAACAGTGGCCCTGCAGTAAACTTTATCCGTTCCAGAGTGGAGAGGATGTCTGAACCGTGGATACAGGCTGGTCTGAGGATGAGGCGGAGCAGCAACAAGACGGTGTCGAACCAGATGAGG GTGCTGCTTTATCCAGGTGCCCTGGCTGGGAGTGTTGGTCAGCGTTTTGAAGCTATGGTGGAAAGAGGGGGACCTCTAGGGGAGCTGGTCCAATGGGCTGACCTCAGTGCCTGTCTGACAATCCTGGGCCACAACCTAACCTTCAGTacctcacagcagcagctccacag CCTGATAGGTGCTGCTCCTGGCCGTGGCAGTTGTCCAATCAAGAGgcccctgacctttgacctcatcTATACGGACTACCATGGCCTTGCTCACCTTCAAGGAGCCATGGGACTGGCTTTCCAACATTACCA GTGCCGCTTCAGAATCCTGGACTCTTTCGGCACTGAACCTGCCTTTAACTTGGGGAGCTATGCACAAAGCCATGGGTATAAAACACTGTGGGGCAGATGGGGTCTCCAGCCTCTGCAGTATATGACCATGTTCC CTCACACTCCTGATAACTCCTTCCTGGGCTTTGTGAGTGAGGAGGCAGCGAGGGcggaggtgagagaggaggagctggagccagAGACCTACAGGAAAGACAGGATAGCAGTCGTCTACGGCAAACAGGACTACATGTGGCAG GGTAAATCTGAATATGTGGAGGTGATCAGTGAGGAGCTGGAGACCCATGCCACAGTCTACCAGCCTCCGGGACACACCTCGAATCTGCCCAGCTTCGTCAGAAACCACGGCCTGCTGACTCAGGAACACTTCCTGCGGCTTCTCCGCAGAGCCAAG GTGTTTGTAGGTCTTGGTTTCCCCTACGAGGGTCCAGCACCCATTGAGGCGATAGCTCTGGGCTGTGTCTTCCTTCAACCACAATTTGACCCACCACACTCATCAGACAACAATGACTTCTACAAGGGCAAACCCACCACAAGACAG ATCTCCTCCCAGCACCCATATGCAGAAGAATTCATCGGCAAACCTCATGTGTGGACTGTGGACATGACCAACAGGACCCATGTACGGGAGGCAGTCAAAGCTATTCTCAGCACAGAG GTGAAGCCTTTCACCCCCCGAGAGTTCACCTGTGAGGGAATGCTGGAGCGGGTTCATGCTTATATCACTCACCAG GACTTCTGCAGTAAATCTGTCCCCTCTTGGCCGCCAGCAAGCGCTCTGAGGATGCACCTGGGTCCCCTGGGTCAGTCATGTGTCAGCGCGTGTCGACGCTCCAATCTGGTGTGTGACCCTGCTCTGTTTTACCACCTCAACAGTCCCTCTGCGTTTACCAG GCTCGGACTAGGCTGCTCCAGCATGGAGCAAGAAGTCAACCACCTGTTTCCTGCCTACAGCCCTTGGGGTCGACACTGTGGCCTTCAGCAGGAGCCTCTGCTGTTCAGTTGTGCCGGCTCTGACCCCTCCCATCGCAGACTGTGTCCCTGCAGAGCTCACCTACCTGGACAAGTGGCACTGTGCCCCGACTGCATCTAA